Part of the Faecalibacterium duncaniae genome, AAGCTGTGGCACGAAAAAACGCTTGACAAGAGGCGAAACTTTATTAAACTGAAGGAAGAGAGCAACAAAAAACTCCCCGGAGCCCGGGGAGTGGAAGGTTATTCTGCGCTGAAGTCGGTTTTGAGGATGGAGACCCAGTTGCTTTTACCATAGAGGAACCGGAGAATGTGGACGACCTGAGCAGGTTCCTCGATCTGGTAAAACACTAGATAATTCTGAACAGGAAAGAAGCGAATTTTCCAACCTGCCAGCATGGGGTCGGTAACAATGGGAAAGCGCTGTGGAAAGATATCGAGCGAACGAAACTGCTTCCACGCATTGTCGATCAGACGATCCGCCGCAGAAGGGTTCATAAGCATCCCGTCGATGTAGTCAAAGGCATCGGCAAGATCACGTTTGGTTGCAACGGTGATATCAATAGAATAATTCATCGACGACTCCTGCGATTTTTCAGCTCAGCCATTGCCTCATCCAGAGGGATGGTACGTCCGGCGGCAACATCGTCCAGACCTTCCTGGAGCTTGGAATACAGCTCAAAGCGGCCTGCCAGCTCTTCGTAGGTCTCAATGCTCATCACGGCCAGATCGCCCTTGCCGTTTTTGGTGATGAACACCGGCTCTGCGTAGGTGTGGCAGAAGGTAGAGATATCATTGTAGTTGTTGCGCAGGTCTGCGCTGGAACGAATCTTCGGCATGAAAATACACCTCGCTTTCATAACAAAATTATACCTGAATTTTTTTATATTCGCAAGAGGGAACTGAGGGAAAAGGAGACATTTTATGAAAGACATCCGCGAACTGTTACAGACCCGCCCCCTGCTTTTTGATGGTGCCATGGGTACTTATTATAAGGCGGCTCCCGGGGTGGAGTGCGAGCAGGCCAACCTGACCGACCCGGCGGGGGTGCTGGCTGTCCACCGGGAGTATCTGGCGGCAGGGGCTGATGCCGTCAAGACGAATACCTTCAGCCTGCCCCGGCTGGCGGCGGCACACACACCCGGCTGGGAACAGCTGGCGCAGGCAGGCTGGCAGCTGGCTGTGCAGGCCGCAGGGGAGACGGGTGCCGCCGTTTTTGCCGACCTCGGCCCGGCTCCGGATACCGAGGCAGTTCCGGCGGGGCAGGTATATACGGCTGTGGCAAAGCAGTTCGCGGCGCTGGGAGCCAGAAATTTCCTGTTCGAGACCCTGAGCTCCGATGCGGGCCTTCTGGATGCCGTGGGGGCCATCAGGGCGGAAGTGCCGGATGCCTTTGTGCTGGTGTCCTTTGCAGTCCTGCCCGATGGCTACACCCGGGAAGGCATGTACTGCAAAGACCTTGCCCGGCGGATGCAGGAAAGCGGCATCGTGGATGCCGTGGGCCTGAACTGCGTGTCGGCACCCGGTGCCATGCGCACACTGGCAAAGCAGCTGGGGGGCACGCTGCCCCTGTCGGTCATGCCCAACGCGGGTTATCCCGTTGTCACCCGGACGCAGGTGAAGTATCAGGGCAGGCCGGAGTACTTTGCAAGGGAGCTGGGCCGTCTGGCCGCCGAGGGCACGGTTCAGATCCTGGGCGGCTGCTGCGGCACTACCCCTGCCCACATTGCCGCCCTGCGGGCGGAGCTGGACAGCCTGACCGTGGTGAAAAAAACGGCTCCGGCAGAAGAGTTTTCCACCGTGAAGGAACAGACGGTGGAAAATGAGGACGCTTTCCTGCGCAAGCTGAACGCAGGGGAAAAGGTCATTGCCATTGAGCTGGATTCTCCCCGCAATGCGGACCTGACCGGTTATCTGGAAGGGGCAAAAAAGCTGCAGGCGGCGGGCGCTGACCTGCTGACCATTGCCGACTGCCCCATTGCACAGGCCCGGATGGATTCCTCTCTGGTGGCCTGCCGGGTCCACCGGGAGCTGGGGCTGTGCACCCTGCCCCACATGACCTGCCGCGACCGCAACCTGAACGCCACCAAGGCTCTGCTGCTGGGCCTGTATGCCGAGGGCGTGCGGGAGGTGCTGGCCATCACCGGTGATCCCATCCCCACGGCGGAGCGGGACGAGGTGAAGAACGTTTACCAGTTCAACTCCCGCAAGCTGGCCCAATACATCGTCTCGCTGGCAGGGGAAGGCCGGGAGATGCCCGGCCCCATGACCGTGTTCGGTGCCCTGAATCTGAACGCCCGCAACTTTGATGTGGAGCTGCGCCGGGCAAAGGAGAAGCTGGAAAACGGCATGAGCGGCTTTCTGACCCAGCCGGTGCTCTCGGCACAGGCGGTGGAAAACCTGAAAAAGTCCCGGGAGACGCTGGGGGCCGATGCAAGGATCCTGGCCGGTATCATGCCGGTGGTCAGCCAGCGCAACGCCATCTTCATGGAGAACGAGATCAACGGCATCCATGTGGAGGACTGGATCATTGAAAAGTTTGCCGGGCTCGACCGTGCCCAGGGCGAGGAGCTGGGTCTTGCCATCTCGCTGGAAATGGCAAAGGCCGCCCTGCCGTATGCGGACGGCCTCTACCTGATGACCCCCTTCAACCGGGTGGCCCTAATGGAGCGGCTGATCGGCAGATTGAAGCAGGAAGTTCTCGGAGCATATTGACAAAACGCAAAAAAAACGTTATATTCTTTGTATAAATGCAACGAGAAAGAGTGTGCGCGGCAAACCGCCTTGCAGAGAGCCGGGGGCAGGTGAGAGCCCGGCAGGTAAGCGCCGCGCACTGTCGCTTTTGAGCAGGGGCGGTGAAGCCAGTAGCCGCCCTCGGAGCTGCCCCACGTTACCGGGGCATCAAGGGGCACGGGCTGTGTTTGCAGCCGGTGCAATTTGGGTGGTACCGCGGTATGTAGTTTACAGCCGTCCCATGGAACGTTCCGTGGGGCGGCTTTTTTCGTCCCACTCATCACATTTTTGGGAGGATACAATGAAAGAACTCGCAAAACAGTACGATCCCAGCCAGGTGGAAGACCGTATCTACCAGTTCTGGCAGGACGGCGGCTACTTCCACACGGAAGCGGACCCCGACAAGAAGCCTTACACCATCGTCATGCCCCCTCCGAACGTGACCGGCCAGCTCCACATGGGCCATGCGCTGGATAACACCATGCAGGATGTGCTCATCCGCACCAAGCGGATGCAGGGCTATGCCGCCCTGTGGGTGCCCGGCACCGACCACGCATCCATCGCCACCGAGGCCAAGGTCGTGGAGGCCATGCGTGCCGAGGGCCTGACCAAGGAGATGGTGGGCCGCGACGGTTTCCTGGAGCGCGCCTGGGACTGGAAGACCAAGTACGGCAACCGCATCGTCAGCCAGCTGAAAAAGCTGGGCACCAGCTGTGACTGGCAGCGGGAGCGCTTTACCATGGACGAGGGCTGCTCGGATGCCGTCAAGGAAGTGTTCGTGCGCCTGTACGACAAGGGCCTGATCTACCGCGGCAACCGGATGGTCAACTGGTGCCCCCACTGCAACACCTCCATCTCGGATGCTGAGGTGGAGTACGAGGAAAAGGACGGCAATTTCTGGCACCTGCTCTACCCGGTCAAGGAGACCGGTGAGATGCTGGAGCTGGCAACCACCCGCCCCGAGACCATGCTGGGTGATACCGCTGTTGCCATCAACGGCGAGGACCCCCGCTATGCCCACCTCCACGGCTGCCATGTTGTCCTGCCCCTGCTGAACAAGGAGATCCCCATCGTCTGCGACGAGCATGCTGATATGACCAAGGGCACCGGTGTCGTCAAGATCACCCCCGCCCACGACCCCAACGACTTTGAAGTGGGTCTGCGCCATGATCTGCCCATCGTTCGGGTGTTTACCTACGACGGCCACATGACCGGTGCTGCCGATAAGGCCGCTGCCGATGCACTGTTTGCCGCAGGCAAGAACACCGTGAACGAGCCCGAGGTGCTGGACTGCGGCAAGTACGCCGGCATGACCACCCTCGAGGCCCGCAAGGCCATTCTGGCAGACCTGAAGGAGGGCGGCTTCCTGAAGGAGATCGAGCCCCTGAAGCACGAGGTCGGTACCTGCTACCGCTGCCACTCCACCATCGAGCCCATGGTCTCCAAGCAGTGGTTCGTCAAGATGGAGCCGCTGGCAAAGCCCGCCATCGAGAGCGTGGAGAAGGGCGAGATCAAGTTCGTGCCCGAGCGCTTTACCAAGAACTACCTCAACTGGATGAAAGGCACCCGCGACTGGTGCATCAGCCGTCAGCTGTGGTGGGGCCACCAGATCCCGGCCTTCTACTGCAATGACTGCGGCGAGACCGTGGTCGCCAAAGAGATGCCCTGCACCTGCCCCAAGTGCGGCGGCAGCCACTTCACC contains:
- a CDS encoding type II toxin-antitoxin system RelE/ParE family toxin, encoding MNYSIDITVATKRDLADAFDYIDGMLMNPSAADRLIDNAWKQFRSLDIFPQRFPIVTDPMLAGWKIRFFPVQNYLVFYQIEEPAQVVHILRFLYGKSNWVSILKTDFSAE
- a CDS encoding valine--tRNA ligase, encoding MKELAKQYDPSQVEDRIYQFWQDGGYFHTEADPDKKPYTIVMPPPNVTGQLHMGHALDNTMQDVLIRTKRMQGYAALWVPGTDHASIATEAKVVEAMRAEGLTKEMVGRDGFLERAWDWKTKYGNRIVSQLKKLGTSCDWQRERFTMDEGCSDAVKEVFVRLYDKGLIYRGNRMVNWCPHCNTSISDAEVEYEEKDGNFWHLLYPVKETGEMLELATTRPETMLGDTAVAINGEDPRYAHLHGCHVVLPLLNKEIPIVCDEHADMTKGTGVVKITPAHDPNDFEVGLRHDLPIVRVFTYDGHMTGAADKAAADALFAAGKNTVNEPEVLDCGKYAGMTTLEARKAILADLKEGGFLKEIEPLKHEVGTCYRCHSTIEPMVSKQWFVKMEPLAKPAIESVEKGEIKFVPERFTKNYLNWMKGTRDWCISRQLWWGHQIPAFYCNDCGETVVAKEMPCTCPKCGGSHFTQDPDTLDTWFSSALWPFSTLGWPNEDSADLKYFYPTNTLVTGYDIIGFWVSRMIFSGLAYTGKAPFDTVCIHGIVRDSQGRKMSKSLGNGIDPLEVIAQYGADALRFMLLDGSTPGNDMRYSEKKVEAARNFANKLWNATRFVLMNLPEDFQPGLPEESKLDMSDKWVLTKLNQVAGAMTDNLDHFEMGLAAAKINSFIWDVYCDWFIEIAKPRLNSGDAEQADTARRVLVYVLDKALKLLHPFMPFITEELYQALPGSAETIMTQSWPTFDEAHNWAEEEEAFEKVMDYIKAVRTMRTEMNVHPAKKTSMIIETADPAPFRNAEVYLAKFAFATDVTFTEKYEGSTDGMVQVSTHTARGFIPMMELIDREKELARLNKEKAKAEKELAMFENQLANPKFVERAPAALVEEIRAKRTNSQSKLANIEQSIKALG
- a CDS encoding bifunctional homocysteine S-methyltransferase/methylenetetrahydrofolate reductase, producing the protein MKDIRELLQTRPLLFDGAMGTYYKAAPGVECEQANLTDPAGVLAVHREYLAAGADAVKTNTFSLPRLAAAHTPGWEQLAQAGWQLAVQAAGETGAAVFADLGPAPDTEAVPAGQVYTAVAKQFAALGARNFLFETLSSDAGLLDAVGAIRAEVPDAFVLVSFAVLPDGYTREGMYCKDLARRMQESGIVDAVGLNCVSAPGAMRTLAKQLGGTLPLSVMPNAGYPVVTRTQVKYQGRPEYFARELGRLAAEGTVQILGGCCGTTPAHIAALRAELDSLTVVKKTAPAEEFSTVKEQTVENEDAFLRKLNAGEKVIAIELDSPRNADLTGYLEGAKKLQAAGADLLTIADCPIAQARMDSSLVACRVHRELGLCTLPHMTCRDRNLNATKALLLGLYAEGVREVLAITGDPIPTAERDEVKNVYQFNSRKLAQYIVSLAGEGREMPGPMTVFGALNLNARNFDVELRRAKEKLENGMSGFLTQPVLSAQAVENLKKSRETLGADARILAGIMPVVSQRNAIFMENEINGIHVEDWIIEKFAGLDRAQGEELGLAISLEMAKAALPYADGLYLMTPFNRVALMERLIGRLKQEVLGAY
- a CDS encoding type II toxin-antitoxin system prevent-host-death family antitoxin, yielding MPKIRSSADLRNNYNDISTFCHTYAEPVFITKNGKGDLAVMSIETYEELAGRFELYSKLQEGLDDVAAGRTIPLDEAMAELKNRRSRR